The following nucleotide sequence is from Zea mays cultivar B73 chromosome 1, Zm-B73-REFERENCE-NAM-5.0, whole genome shotgun sequence.
agagaatctgaagatagcgcaatcaaggcagcgaagctatgcagacacaagaagaagagagctgagtttcgaagtcggagactttgtttatctgaaagtgtcaccgatcagaggagtcagaagattcggagtgaaaggcaagctggcaccccgctacattggtccgtatcagattcttgcaagacgtggagaagtggcttatcagctcagtttgccagagaatttgtctgctgtgcatgatgtctttcatgtgtctcagttgaagaagtgcttgcgtatgccagaagagcagttgccagtggaaggtcttgaagtccaggaggacttgacctacgttgagaagccagctcagatccttgagattgcagatagagtcacccgaaggaagaccgtcaggatgtgcaaagtcagatggagtcaccactctgaggaagaagcaacctgggagcgtgaagatgatctgatggccaagtacccggagctctttgctagccagccctgaatctcgagggcgagattcttttaagggggataggtttgtaacgccccgaattttgcagttgaattttttcttttctttactcgccaaaattcgggcgttacctttcccttttctttttccctcgctaaaccttgaccttttccaaagttctagcgggattcggtttggaattcccgtatgtataaaaaccctaaatactttatgttgtttgatgcaccatgccgaaccttgcatttcttttgattgctttgaaagtgcaaatgcattcatgtagaaagatcggatttcgaaaatgttttctttctcttttctttctcttttctctctctctttctctctccttttttttctctctctcccgcgccgtgggccgaccccggccggcccagccgccccctggcgccccccctcttgggcctagtaggcccagccgccccccccccctctttcccttatcccctaaccctctccctctcccccctcattttctccctccccacccaagccgccgccccctacccgccccctgccctagccgccgcccctgcctaggccgccgcccctccccgtcgccgttcggccgccccgctcggccgccccgtccccgtcgccggtgagcttccccctccccctctcctccctcccccatcccctcccccctttccccatggccggttcggccgcctccctgcccgccggttcggccgccccgccccccggctcggccgccccctgcgccgcccccctgccccgccggttcggccgccccccgcccccccggttcggccgcccctgcgcccagcggctcggccgccccgccccctgctcggccgcccccctgcgccgcccgcgcccgcgccccgcctagggccggttcaaccgccctagggccggttcaaccgccccccccctctgttttttttattttttttattttattttatttactttctgtgatcataattactgtattttaagtaggctaatcactgttcatgctatgggaaaataggaagtttaatttaaaattccgttatgttgttgacgcacgtagttaattgtttaccctgtgcaatgttgatcaactaaaagtgattaggtttccattagtgtatatgtagcagaattcttttgttaaaaaccaattgtgttattagtgcataagatttaaccccctgcgagacctttcccgtttctttctaaccataacaaatgcgttatcgaatgtcatacttgatgcatattcgctttatttgttatcttgtatggtgtactgttcttttgtattaaatatgtggatgtatgtatgtatgtttgcgctcgcatagagaacgatccggtcgaagagcccgaggaattcgcaggagaagcccctgagcagcagtcgtttggtggaggcaagtgtcctttgacctatctatgtcctattcattctttaattcacctcccgctttacacatttatacctaaggattgactagcttttgttatccatgtccttgtttacctatttgggtcggattattactacttagtctgatgctattgctcaactctaatcaatgaacatgatgtgattatctatgatacgctgttttcccgttcttctttatgatatacttgtggttttcaaggggactcgagcggtttctcgagtgcctctccgtaaggacctgttctatggatgaccgcccgggaaaacagtgcaaccatgagggtggaatggggtgcccttagctgaataattagaggatccggggtgtagttcacttagccgtcgtgccgtcaatggggctcggtgtatgcggctcgctctgccaagtttgggttcgccccttggggaggagtgcggtgcatttaggaaacctaacgggtggctacagccccggggaatctttgtaaaggcttcgtagtgatgccctgctggatcaccttggtagtgatcaatggagagtcatgatctccgggcagaatgggaatcacggcttgtgggtaaagtgcacaacctctgcagagtgttatgaaactgatatatcagccgtgctcgcggttatgagcggccaagggagctccaatgattagtggtacttgatcagagacattgtggtacaggtggttatgagattgatggttctggttatggttatggtgctggtaagtggtattctttccgtttggaaaggatacattgggttaataacttgggttaatgctaaaacttggctttctactagtaagtaataacctgaccaactaaaagcaactgcttgacttatcccccacataaagctagtccactacagccaaacaggatacttgctgagtatgttgatgtgtactcacccttgctctacacaccaaacccccccccaggttgtcagcattgcaaccactgctcaggcgaagatgaagctgtggaaggagacttccaggagttccaagattacgacgagttctaggtgtgggttagcggcaacccccagtcggctgcctgtgaaggccgcgttatctacgtttcttttccgcactttgatttattgtaagaactatatggacgtctcagacgtatgatgtaatcgactatttcccttattaatactattttgagcactgtgtgatgatgtccatattatgtaactgctgtgtacgtgaataactgatcctggcacgtacatggttcgcattcggtttgcctttttaaaaccgggtgtgacataaatgcacaagatcaaccatcttcctccacacaagcatctccaccaactcaagacgaggataaggctcaaaatgatgaaggagaagatcaagatgttgagccacctcaagaggagtgcaatgatcaagggggagatgcccacgatcaagatgaggaagatgaacaagttccaagaccgccacacccaagagtccaccaagcaatctaacgagatcaccccgttgacaccatcctcggcgacattcataagggggtaaccactagatctcgtgttgcacatttttgtgagcattactcttttgtttcctctattgagccacacaggatagaggaagcactacaagattcggattgggtagtggcgatgcaagaggagctcaacaacttcactaggaatgaggtatggcatttggttccacgtcctaatcaaaatgttgtaggaaccaagtgggtcttccgcaacaagcaagacgagcatggtgtggtgacaaggaacaaagcccgacttgtggccaagggatactcacaagtcgaaggtttggatttcggtgaaacctatgcacccgtagctaggcttgagtcaattcgtatattacttgcctatgctacttaccatggctttaagctttatcaaatcgatgtgaagagtgccttcctcaatggaccaatcaaagaagaggtctatgttgagcaacctcccggctttgaagatagtgagtaccctaaccatgtttacaaactctctaaggcactttatgggctcaagcaagccccaagagcatggtatgaatgcctaagagattttcttatcactaatggcttcaaagtcggaaaggtcgatcctactttatttactaaaactcttgacaatgatttgtttgtatgccaaatttatgttgatgatatcatatttgggtctactaacgaatctacatgtgaggaatttagtaggatcatgacacaaaaattcgagatgtctatgatgggggagttgaagtacttcttgggatttcaagtaaagcaactccaagagggcaccttcattagccaaacgaagtatattcaagacattctaaacaagtttgggatgaaggatgccaagcccatcaagacacccatgggaaccaatgggcatctcgacctcgacacgggaggtaaatctgtcgatcaaaaggtataccggtcgatgataggctctttactctatttatgtgcatctcgaccggacattatgctttccgtatgcatgtgtgcaagattccaagccgaccctaaggaagctcaccttacggccgtaaaacgaatcttgagatatttagtttatactcctaagtttgggctttggtatcctagaggatccacttttgatttaattggttattcggatgccgattgggtggggtgtaagattaatagaaagagcacatcggggacttgccagttcttgggaagatccttggtgtcttgggcttcaaagaagcaaaattccgtagctctttctaccgccgaagccgagtatattgccgcaggtcattgttgcgcacaactactttggatgaggcaaacccttagggactacagttacaaattaaccaaagttcctcttctatgtgataatgagagtgcaatccgcatggcagataatcccgttgagcatagccgcactaaacacatagccattcagtatcatttcttaagggatcaccaacaaaagggagatatcgagattgcgtatattaacactaaagatcaattagccgatatctttaccaagccacttgatgaacaaacctttaacaaacttaggcatgagctaaatattcttgattctaggaatttcttttgatgtcttgcacacttaGCTCAtaggtatacctttgatcatgtctcttttatatatgctatgactagtgtgttttcaagtggatttcaaaccaagtcataggtgtattgaaagagaattggagtcttcggcgaagacaaaggcttccactccactccataactcatccttcgtcgacgctccgagcaactctccgactttgctataatcttcactcatatgtcttttaccaaatgaggagaaagtagttagaaagggctctaatgattccgtttttggtgatttatgccaaagggggagagagcatgagcctaaagcaaaaggactgcaccaccaccaatttcaaaaattttagtctttcaatttggttttaaagaagtattttcaaattggtatctgatttatgatataatttcaaattggtataccctcttcaaaattaacatcaaaaccctcttgaacactaagaggaggatttcattaagggggagttttgtttacgtcaaaggaaaagcatttgaaacagggggagaaaacttcaaatcctgaaaatgcttctcaaaatcttactcatttacctttgtctatttgcaaaaggactttgaaaagaatttacaaaagaatttgcaaaaacaaaacaagtggtgcaagtgtggtccaaaatgttaaaaataaagaaacaatccatgcgtatcttatgagtacttatattggctcaattctaagtaacctttgcacttacattatgcaaactagttcaattatgcacttctatatttgctttggtttgtgttgccatcaatcaccaaaaagggggaaattaaaagggaattaggcttacacctatttcctaattgattttggtggttgaattgcccaacacaaataattggactaactagtttgctctagtctataagctctacaggtgccaaagattcacaatAAAGCCAAAAAAAGACCAagtaaagggttcaaacaagagagcaaaagacaacccggaaggcaccctggtctggcgcaccggactgtccggacagtgtccggtgcaccagggcactcgaggctgaactcttcaccttcgggaatttccaagggcgctccactataattcaccggactgtccggtgcaccaccggacagtgtccggtgccccaagggagagcaactctgaactcgccagcttcgggaatccgctccgctataattcaccagactgtccggtgagtcaccggacagtgcccagtgcgcaccggactgtccggtgtgacagcggagcaacgactacttcgcgcgcaacggtcgactgcaacgcattaaatgcgcgcctgcgcgcgtagaggagcagagcacgcgcgggtggcacaccggacagcctacaaggcgtgtccggtgcaccaccggacagccaagcgggcccacaagtcagagctccaacggtcggaacccaacggccaggtgacgtgtctggcgcaccggacagtgtccggtggcgcaccgaacagtgtccggtggcgcaccggactgtccggtgcgcccgtcgacagcagcctccaccaacgatcaattttggtggttggggctataaataccccaaccacccccacatttaagtcatccaagttttccactcttctacaccttacaagagctagcattcaatacaagacacaccaaagagatcaaatcctctcccaactccacacaaagctttagtgattagagagagtgatttgtcgtgttcatttgagctcttgcgcttggatcacttcttttcttccttcattcttgtgatcaaactcaattgtaaccaaggcaagagacaccaattgtgtggtggtccttgcgggaacttcgtgttccgtttgattgagaaaagGAGCTCacacggtctaagtgaccgtttgagagagggaaagggttgaaagagacccggtctttgtgaccacctcaacggggagtaggtttgcgagaaccgaacctcggtaaaacaaatccttgtgtctcacttcttattcgctctcaatttgttttgcgccctctctctcggactcgtttctatttctaacgctaacccgacttgtagttgtgattaagttgttaaatttcagattcgccctattcacccccctctaggcgacttttagtagGTACACACACCCACCTAAGCTCGTGGTCCTCGACGAACGACGACATGCCTCGCAAAGTTGCCTGTAGAGGAAGGCCAACACTGCAGAAGCCCAGCTGTAACCTCCTGTCGTATCCCAGTCAGTCAGGCAAGGCAGAAACATCCATGATGCGTTGTCGCCTGTCGTGTCTGAAAAAAGAACTGAACCAAATAGGTGGagaatccaagctcgacaatggtagCCTACCGTCTGCTCTAGGTGGACACTCCCCAAAAACCTGCCTAAGCCAGGTGAGTGGGACTCCGGTGGTGTGGCTACCTCGTAGGTCATCAGGAAGCAGTCTCCCAAGGAAGGCCTCCACCCTCTGCCTCCAACCACCTGGTGCTGCCTGACCGGTCACTAGACGACCCAGAATGCTGAGACCAAGAATCTTCTGATAATCTTCCAGCGTCACGGTCATCTCACCGTAGGGAAGGTGGAAAGTATGAGTCTCTGGCCGCCACATATTGGAAGACAAACGAATATAAAATCATTAGTACGCAAATAGATGCGATCGAcgttatccggagcctctagcagttcatcatCATGTCCTTCTACGTATGCACCGGTGGAATGACTTagactgctaaattcatgtactgcagggtcaTGCTCgggacacaaacgtcttatgagttcaatttcttgctcggtcatttcttgaaccggacgttcatcatcagaatctaaggcccgtgcagcctcatatggctcctcctcatcctcaatctaAACATCAACACTATTTGATGCCATGCATATGTTGTTCATATTGTATGATACAAGCACATCAAGATAAGCATCATTATCTAGTTGTGGAGATCCTACATAGTGTCGAAGGAGGAAATACtacattaaaaagtctaatcaaacgaaataatGATGGATATGAACGTGTtaaagacacttactaggatgatcctaaattggatcctgggtcaatgggatctccTAGGGGGTACCACCAGATTTGAAGCCCCACAAACGTCGCGAACAGGACGAGAAATCTCATACTCGTTCGGGCCCaattgagcatcgggcacaacaaccacttcttcCGGAAGCTCAGGCAAATGAGCTTCAATAtgagatgcatttggcatttgtggagacaaCCCGAATGGAGCATCGCAATGACTAAAAGATAACTTtcgaacaaccacatccaaacatggtggaacaatcgtcttcacaattttgacatatctcacccaatcatcttctgaggcaatggagatcaaccgtcaGACAACTGTCTCAgatgtaatatgggacaacaaaccctgaatttATATTATAGGTTCATTTAAAttgcaactaatctcctcacaagctcgagcgaaAATCTGGCCAAAAGATGGTCTTTCATCGGACATCATGGTCACGTTCTTCATACCATAAAAACTAACATTCCCATAAACATCTGTCTCCACGCTTCCTCTGTGGTATAGTGTCACTAgggtgtccatctattgcaaacatagattactaactcaataatgcCTAGGTACTTACTACTGACTAAATACTTATGCATAAATACTTACTATGTAATAAATAAGTAATACCTACTTAGTAAATAATAATTATATAAATGACCACAACAAACAAAAATATATAATCTACGAATAATATACGACAACAAGGTATACCTGAGATCATAGATGAGTCAAACTCACGGTGGCGAAGGTCGAGTCCGACACCTATATACAAAAAATAATATTGTCAGTAAAAAATCGACAGCACCTTCCTATACGGTTGGTTTTCTATAACCTGCAAAAAACGACAGCTCACTAAATTAACAACTAAGTAGTAGGTAAATGCTAAACcccaaccctaaaccctaaactaaGTAAATGCCAATGTTAATTAACACTGAATACTcactaacccttaaccctaaacaCTAACAACTAACTTAATTAAAAATGGCACATTGCATGAGAACTAATTACAACTAACTAACTTATAACTAACATCTAAACATTAACTAAACACTAACTAACTAATTAATATCAAATAAATACAAATAAATTAATTCAAAATTAGAAAACAATGTTACCTATCAATGGGGTCTGAGGGAGGGAGGGAGCAGGCGACACGGGCGGCGCGAGGCGCTGGGGCGGCTAGGGCGGCGGCGACGGTGCGAGATGGCGTCCGGAGGCGGTCCGGGCGGTGTCCGGCGCGACGCAGGGGAGGCTCGGGCGCTGGGGCGGCGCGACGCAGAGGAAGGACGGTCGACGGAAAGGAGAGGAAGGAGAAAGGAGCGGTGGCACGACGTTTaagtcctagctcggcgccaagatcggtGCCGCCGAGCTAGGTGCTACGGTGGCTGCCGTGTTagccagctcggcgccatagctcaTGGCGACAAGCTTTGGATCCAAAACTACATTTAAGTGGTTTAGGGGTCTAAACGTAAATATGTTTCGAAAATAGGGCTGAAAAACAAAAAAATCGGAAAGATGGCCTAAAAGCGTTTGTTGGGCCTTTCTAAAGAGAACCGTAGCTACGGCCTGGCCCAATAACGAACCCTGATCCTTGATCTCTATAAATTAGAAACCCTAGCACCCCGCGTCACCTTCACCCACCTCCGCCAGCCACTCCAAACACTTGCGCCGCCGCTGCCTCACAGGTAAGGCCGCCATGGTCTCCGGTTCGGGCGTGTGCGCGAAGCGCATCGTGGTCGACGCGCGCCACCACATGCTGGGCCGTCTCTCCTCGATCATAGCCAAGGAGCTGCTCAATGGGCAGAAGGTGGTCGTCGTCCGCTGCGAGGAGATCTGCATGTCGGGCGGCCTCGTCCGTCAGAAGATGAAGTACCTCCGCTTCCTCCGCAAGCGGATGAACACCAAGCCGTCCCACGGGCCCATCCACTTCCGCGCCCCCGCCAAGATCCTGTGGCGCACCATCCGCGGGTATGTCAGCAACGCCACGCCGCCCGGATCCGTCTGATTTCTTCCTTGCGACGTGCTTTGTGGCTTGTGAGGCTTATGTTTGCTGTGGCTGATTTGCAGGATGATTCCGCACAAGACCAAGAGGGGGGAGGCGGCTCTGGCGAGGCTCAAGACGTACGAGGGCGTCCCGCCGCCGTACGACAAGACCAAGCGTATGGTCATCCCTGACGCTCTTAAGTACGTGTTTCCATCCGTATTTGGGATTTATCTGATTGCAGGCAGATCTTGCTTTGTGACATTCGTGTCTGATGCTATTCTTGTTGTGGTTCTTAGGGTTCTGAGGCTACAGCCTGGACACAAGTACTGCCTCCTCGGCGAGCTCTCTAAGGAGGTCGGGTGGAACTACCATGACACCATCAGGGTAAGCGTTTTCCCACTCTTGTTCGTATGTAGCTTCCTGCTAGTTAGAGCTGGTAACTAATTAGTATCCCGATTGTAATTGGAAACGAATGGTTTTCCCTTTTCTTACATAATATTATGGTTGGTCTGTTGATTAAGGCATTACTGGAAATTCTAGTTTCGTCTGTGCTGAACATCTTCATTGATTTAGTTTCGTCTGCGCTGGACATCTTTTATTATTGAGAAATTCTTCATATTTGTTGTTGAATTCTTGTTGCTAAATAGTCATTTATATGTTGGCGGAGGTATTATGCTGAGCTGTGCATGATTCTGGATGATGAAGAAAAATCAATCGGATTCCCATTGATTTTACAATATGATTTTAACAACCAGCTACTTCTGACAAATCATGCCACATCAGAATATACTTGCCTCTGGTCTGGCGGTCATGGCTCACTATTTGATACATACATTTGTTTTGTTGATACACCATTTTAACATCATTGTATCATTTTAACACCATTTTAACATCATTAGATCGTTACTGTGATTCTCCTATGATGTGATCAAAATATTTGCTACTCTTGCTGGATGTTCCCATTACATTTCAATTAGAAAAAAGAGAGTCTTTATGTGAGCGCCTAAAGGCGGCAGTAGCAGTTGCTAATGTTTTCATGGCCTTTTTCTTTCACACTGGAATTGTATCCTACCAAGTTCTGATAGCTGACTGCACTTGCCCTTGTCCGCTCTATCAGGAACTtgaggagaagaggaaggagaaggccAAGGTTGCCTACGAGAGGAAGAAGCAATTGGCCAAGCTGCGTGTCAAGGCCGAGAAGGCAGCCGAGGAGAAGTTGGGGTCTCAGTTGGAGATTCTTGCCCCTATCAAGTACTGAGGAGCTGTGCTTTGTCATCAGTTTTGGGGAACATCTAGTCTTTGTTTTAAGTGTTCGGTAACAGTTTGTGACAGTATAATCTGGTAAACCGTGTTATTTTTCTGCCACTCCTATTTGAACACATTTTCTAGCTGGTGAATGAACTGTTTGGTCGATCTTGTTCAGATGTCTGGTTCGCATTCGCATTCTGAGAGATTTCATGTCTCGTGCTGACTCAAGCTGTCACGCCCATGTGCTTCTTGCACACGATTATCAATTCAGTAGTTGTGATTAACCAAATTTTTATGTGTACTGGCAGAACCCAGTTGCAATTGCAATGAAGCTCGATGTTGCTCTATCAGATCAGATCCCAGTTGCACAGTCAATAAGACTTTATCACTTGTAGTTCTATTTATTTTAGAAGAATTTAAATTGCAGTCAATAAGACTGTCACTTGTAGTTCTATTCATTTTAGAAGAATTTGAATTTACTAATAAAGTAATTTTCCATCACTTTCTAAAGCTAAGATGTAAGTCTCAAATTTATGGAGTGAAGTATGGGAAATGACACGCAGCTTGGCCAGTTGCGCCTCCACCACAAGCATGCAGACGGACAGCGGAACACACATTAAAGAGTGTTTGAATACACTAGATGTAAGCGCATCTTCAAAAGACTTTATTTTTTTACTCTCTACTTAACTTTTTATTTGTCTCTCCATAAATTTTAAACTTTATATATAATATCTCATTCCAATAGACTCTTCAATATGCAAGCTAGCTTTGATAGTGAGAATGACCAAATTAGACTAGTGAGAGTCAATTTAGAGAGTCGGATAACTTGACAAGTTAAATGACTACTCTGTTGGAGAGCTATTTTGTTTttaagtagctaaaatttagTTAGACAAGCTATTTAGCTAGTCTTTTGGAGATGCTATAAAATTAGCTAGCTAAAAAATAACTAGCTAACTATTAATTAATTTGTTAAAAATAGCTAATAACTGTTTGGATGTCTTAGTTAATTTTAGCAATTAATTAGTTTTAGTGTATTCAAACACCACATAACATCTAGATTTAGGGTCCGCCAAACAAGATGCATATTTTAGCGATCTATTTACAGGCTATTGTTGAAGGTGATAGATCCTTTCAACCTGAAATTTAGAGTACATGACCATAACCATTTATGAGGTGTTCGGTTTATATGGACTAGTTTTTAGTTcttcattttattccattttagtccatAAATTATTAAATACGGTTCTATATTAGCAATTtaaa
It contains:
- the LOC100191912 gene encoding 60S ribosomal protein L13a-like, producing the protein MVSGSGVCAKRIVVDARHHMLGRLSSIIAKELLNGQKVVVVRCEEICMSGGLVRQKMKYLRFLRKRMNTKPSHGPIHFRAPAKILWRTIRGMIPHKTKRGEAALARLKTYEGVPPPYDKTKRMVIPDALKVLRLQPGHKYCLLGELSKEVGWNYHDTIRELEEKRKEKAKVAYERKKQLAKLRVKAEKAAEEKLGSQLEILAPIKY